The following proteins are co-located in the Hydrogenobacter hydrogenophilus genome:
- a CDS encoding 3-deoxy-D-manno-octulosonic acid transferase yields the protein MKTLWFHVASVGEFNTLKPILKELIKEHIIVLTYFSPRAKNYLSQQTQYYHTLERLPLDTPFTVRFFEKRISAQVLLIMEREFWPFLIYFTKTKKVLLNAYAKGGIYERFISKKFDLIITKTQKDKEKFESYGCKQVVNCGNLKFILEDLQEKHLDIQKSRSKFFVAGSTHRGEEEILLEAFVELKKLFPDLKLLIAPRHISRANEVMQKFKGFKCALKTSNKEEWDVLVIDTLGELFEIYSFADVAFVGGTLVNVGGHNLLEPAYHRKPVLFGPFLEKVKDMADYLIERNAGFLVRNSKDIVRVVENILTGKRLWNPVDIKANAERIKSCYLRNIRNML from the coding sequence ATGAAAACCCTTTGGTTTCATGTAGCCAGTGTGGGAGAGTTCAACACACTAAAACCTATTCTCAAAGAACTCATCAAAGAACACATTATAGTCCTTACCTACTTTTCACCAAGGGCTAAAAACTACTTAAGTCAGCAAACCCAATACTATCATACTTTAGAAAGACTACCTTTAGATACACCTTTTACCGTAAGGTTCTTTGAGAAACGCATATCTGCACAAGTACTTTTGATAATGGAAAGGGAGTTTTGGCCCTTTCTTATCTATTTTACAAAAACTAAAAAAGTTTTACTTAACGCTTACGCAAAGGGTGGCATATATGAGCGATTTATAAGCAAAAAGTTTGACCTTATCATTACCAAAACACAAAAGGACAAAGAGAAGTTTGAGTCCTACGGATGCAAACAAGTGGTAAATTGCGGTAATCTAAAGTTTATCCTTGAAGATCTGCAGGAAAAACACTTGGATATTCAGAAAAGTCGCTCTAAATTCTTTGTTGCTGGCAGCACTCATAGAGGAGAGGAAGAGATCCTTCTTGAAGCCTTTGTAGAATTAAAAAAGCTCTTTCCTGATCTTAAGCTTTTGATAGCTCCTCGCCACATTTCAAGAGCCAATGAGGTAATGCAAAAGTTTAAAGGTTTTAAGTGTGCTCTTAAAACCAGTAATAAAGAAGAATGGGATGTACTGGTGATTGATACCTTAGGAGAACTGTTTGAGATATACTCTTTTGCGGATGTAGCTTTTGTAGGTGGGACACTTGTGAATGTAGGAGGACATAATCTTTTAGAGCCTGCTTATCACCGCAAACCTGTGCTATTTGGACCCTTCTTGGAAAAAGTAAAGGACATGGCTGATTATCTGATAGAAAGAAATGCCGGTTTTCTGGTAAGAAACTCAAAAGATATTGTTAGAGTTGTGGAGAATATTTTGACAGGCAAAAGGTTGTGGAACCCTGTGGACATAAAAGCAAATGCAGAAAGAATAAAGTCTTGTTATCTTAGAAACATAAGGAACATGCTATAA
- a CDS encoding lipoate--protein ligase, giving the protein MKIYRLGKQGNLRSITLFHAMARLGYRGLVITEPADTYVSVGYFDKTEDIIDYERCKSLNIPIIRREVGGGAVLLSQGQVFYQLILPKKQAPFKVEDAYRKFSKPVIETYRRLGVEVFYRPINDLVVKSGKKISGQGAADIGDSFVFVGNVLLQFNTKLMSELFKVQEEKFRDKLYKSLEENITWVEKETHKSFSYQEVENILVEEFSKLIEFEGEGEINNQVLHLADELMQHLTSENVLFEDTGRKHKFLKIREGVYVKNAVKKVKGGLIKAEVYIKENIIEDVSIYGDFTLVPKNAIKDLEKELKGASLDQVRYKIEEFLKKADMPGVHVEDLLELLLF; this is encoded by the coding sequence ATGAAAATATACAGACTGGGTAAGCAGGGAAATCTAAGATCCATAACTCTTTTTCACGCTATGGCACGCCTTGGATACAGAGGTCTTGTTATCACAGAACCGGCGGACACATATGTGAGCGTTGGGTACTTTGATAAGACAGAGGATATAATAGACTACGAAAGGTGCAAAAGCTTGAACATACCCATCATTAGGCGAGAAGTGGGAGGTGGAGCGGTCCTGCTATCCCAAGGGCAGGTTTTTTATCAGCTTATACTTCCCAAAAAACAGGCACCTTTTAAAGTAGAGGACGCTTACAGAAAATTCTCTAAGCCAGTTATAGAAACCTACAGAAGGCTTGGAGTAGAGGTATTCTACAGACCCATAAACGACCTTGTAGTCAAAAGCGGTAAAAAAATAAGCGGTCAGGGTGCAGCCGATATAGGTGATAGCTTTGTTTTTGTAGGGAATGTTCTTTTGCAGTTTAATACCAAACTTATGTCAGAACTTTTCAAAGTTCAGGAGGAAAAATTCAGAGATAAACTTTATAAGAGTCTTGAAGAAAATATCACATGGGTGGAAAAGGAAACACATAAAAGCTTTTCCTACCAAGAGGTGGAAAACATACTGGTAGAAGAGTTTTCCAAGCTTATAGAATTTGAAGGCGAAGGAGAAATAAACAACCAAGTTTTGCACCTTGCGGATGAGCTGATGCAACATCTAACCTCAGAAAATGTTCTTTTTGAAGATACGGGCAGAAAGCACAAATTTTTAAAGATAAGAGAGGGAGTTTATGTAAAAAATGCAGTTAAGAAAGTGAAAGGCGGATTAATAAAAGCAGAAGTTTACATCAAAGAAAATATAATAGAAGATGTTAGCATATACGGAGATTTCACTCTTGTGCCGAAAAATGCCATCAAGGATCTTGAGAAAGAGTTAAAGGGTGCAAGTTTAGACCAAGTAAGATATAAGATAGAAGAGTTTTTAAAGAAGGCAGACATGCCAGGCGTTCATGTAGAAGACCTACTTGAGCTTTTACTCTTTTAA
- the proC gene encoding pyrroline-5-carboxylate reductase, translating into MNVGIIGYGNMGSSFAKGLKERVSNIVVFDVSEEKLKKALEEGFGTAKDLSFLVKSSDLIMLAVKPKDAKAVLESLRDLLGERVLLSIVAGLSIGNIESLLGKKKIIRAMPNINVVVQKGVIAYACNDKVSEQDKEEFVIVFSACGSLYQIAEDLIDAFTALAGSGPAFVFKFISALITAGIREGFSYEVSRGIAIDTVLGSCELLKALGGHPEEWITRVASPGGTTVEGIKVLEDRAFSGIVIECIEKTREKAKKLC; encoded by the coding sequence ATGAATGTGGGAATAATCGGTTATGGGAATATGGGAAGTAGTTTTGCAAAGGGACTAAAAGAAAGGGTGAGTAATATAGTGGTTTTTGATGTTAGTGAAGAAAAGCTAAAAAAAGCTTTAGAGGAAGGTTTTGGCACTGCAAAAGACCTTAGCTTTCTCGTCAAAAGCTCAGACTTGATAATGCTGGCGGTAAAGCCAAAAGACGCAAAAGCAGTGTTGGAAAGCTTGAGGGACTTGCTTGGGGAAAGGGTGCTTTTGAGCATAGTGGCTGGGCTGAGCATTGGCAACATAGAGAGCCTGCTGGGAAAGAAAAAGATCATTAGAGCTATGCCTAACATAAATGTGGTGGTTCAAAAAGGTGTAATAGCTTATGCGTGCAACGATAAAGTGAGTGAGCAGGATAAGGAGGAGTTTGTAATAGTTTTTTCTGCATGCGGTAGTCTTTACCAGATAGCAGAAGACCTGATAGATGCCTTTACTGCGCTGGCAGGTTCTGGTCCCGCTTTTGTGTTTAAGTTTATCTCCGCTCTCATCACCGCAGGCATCAGAGAAGGTTTTTCTTATGAGGTTTCAAGGGGTATAGCTATAGACACGGTGCTGGGTAGCTGTGAGCTTCTAAAGGCTCTTGGAGGACATCCAGAAGAATGGATAACAAGGGTTGCCTCTCCCGGTGGGACTACCGTAGAAGGTATAAAGGTGTTGGAAGATAGAGCTTTTTCTGGCATAGTAATAGAATGCATAGAGAAAACGCGAGAGAAAGCCAAGAAACTCTGTTGA
- a CDS encoding ABC transporter ATP-binding protein: MDNVKWLLLRLKSYWYLILFALLGSLLESAGTTGISLVVKNLVNNVFLVKNYQELIKVVLFLLAFAFLNQLGNFLASIFINLYSELEVKKTRKEVFNRLLKAQYGVLSKNSSGDIITRFISDMQAYRSLLGDHLPKLFRDPITVVALLGVLFYRDWLLTTLLGVLLPLLAFAVRYFGHKKGKYIRRLQENVGMMTQSLTNVLKGYENIKTFSSEQRFLRWFEDFNERVFKAGMKSTLYSTTNSVFNFALGYLVVSVIILYGGVRVIQGDLTPGDFVSYITALFLIHQPLTEVQKGLMEVKASIPILTRIRELLHIPQETSGDITFQGLKEGINIRDLRIKLGPEILLKGINLEIKKGEKIGIIGHTGSGKTTFLRALAGLLLYEGSIKYDEVELKEINKESFRRRIGFFTQQPFIFAGSVRENLLIAKPDANDQEIKRALELSACDFVKSLDEPLEEGGRNLSGGEMQRLTLARLFLKNPDIIFLDEATSAMDVKTEQIVLKNIFEFFKDKTIILVAHRFSNILLCDRVLAFKDGKIMAQGNPQQVIQFFLQQ; this comes from the coding sequence ATGGATAATGTAAAGTGGCTTCTTCTAAGATTGAAGTCCTATTGGTATCTTATTCTTTTTGCGCTTTTGGGATCACTGCTTGAGTCTGCCGGGACTACAGGTATAAGTTTGGTAGTAAAAAACCTTGTCAATAACGTATTTTTAGTTAAAAACTACCAAGAGCTTATTAAGGTAGTTCTTTTCTTGCTGGCCTTTGCCTTTTTAAACCAGCTGGGAAACTTTCTTGCTTCTATATTTATAAACCTTTACTCAGAGCTTGAAGTAAAGAAAACCAGAAAGGAGGTTTTTAATAGGCTTCTAAAAGCGCAGTACGGTGTTCTTTCCAAAAACTCTTCAGGAGACATAATAACCAGGTTCATCTCGGATATGCAAGCTTACAGATCTCTATTGGGAGACCACCTTCCTAAGCTTTTTAGAGATCCTATTACAGTAGTAGCACTACTTGGTGTGCTTTTCTACAGAGATTGGCTACTCACAACCCTATTGGGAGTTTTACTACCCCTTTTGGCTTTTGCTGTAAGATACTTTGGTCATAAGAAAGGCAAATACATAAGACGGCTTCAGGAAAATGTAGGTATGATGACACAGAGTCTGACAAATGTTTTGAAGGGTTACGAAAACATTAAAACCTTCTCCTCCGAACAAAGGTTTCTCAGATGGTTTGAAGATTTTAATGAAAGAGTTTTTAAGGCAGGTATGAAGTCTACACTATACTCCACTACCAACTCAGTTTTTAACTTTGCTCTGGGTTACCTTGTTGTTTCCGTTATAATCCTTTACGGTGGAGTCAGAGTAATACAGGGAGATCTTACTCCCGGCGACTTTGTATCTTACATAACCGCGCTGTTTTTAATACATCAACCTCTCACAGAAGTTCAAAAGGGCTTGATGGAGGTCAAAGCAAGCATACCCATACTAACAAGAATAAGGGAGCTTTTGCACATACCTCAGGAAACTTCCGGGGACATTACCTTCCAAGGTTTAAAGGAAGGTATAAACATAAGAGACTTGAGGATAAAACTTGGACCAGAGATATTGCTAAAAGGTATAAATTTAGAGATCAAAAAGGGAGAAAAAATAGGTATTATAGGTCATACAGGCTCTGGAAAAACCACCTTTTTGAGAGCTCTTGCAGGACTATTGCTCTACGAGGGAAGTATAAAGTACGACGAGGTTGAACTAAAAGAGATAAATAAGGAAAGCTTTAGAAGACGCATAGGCTTTTTTACGCAACAGCCTTTTATCTTTGCAGGTAGTGTAAGAGAAAACCTATTGATAGCAAAACCTGACGCTAACGACCAGGAGATAAAAAGGGCTCTTGAGCTTTCTGCATGTGATTTTGTAAAGAGTCTTGATGAGCCTCTGGAAGAAGGTGGTAGGAATCTTTCGGGTGGAGAAATGCAGAGACTTACCCTTGCACGGCTGTTTTTAAAAAACCCTGATATTATCTTCCTTGATGAAGCCACTTCTGCTATGGATGTCAAAACGGAGCAAATAGTTCTAAAAAACATTTTTGAGTTTTTCAAAGATAAAACCATCATCTTGGTAGCTCATAGGTTTTCTAACATACTCTTGTGTGATCGCGTGCTTGCCTTCAAGGATGGTAAAATAATGGCTCAGGGTAATCCTCAGCAGGTAATACAGTTCTTTCTACAGCAGTAG
- the rpmB gene encoding 50S ribosomal protein L28 codes for MARCYVCGKTTKFGKSVTFSAEQNSRTFKANLHKMRILLSDGSVKRVYVCTKCLKAGKVIKAVKTT; via the coding sequence ATGGCAAGGTGTTATGTGTGCGGAAAGACTACTAAGTTTGGAAAGAGTGTGACCTTCTCTGCTGAGCAGAACTCAAGAACTTTCAAGGCAAACCTTCACAAAATGAGAATACTGCTGAGTGATGGGAGTGTGAAAAGGGTCTATGTTTGCACCAAGTGTCTAAAAGCTGGCAAGGTCATTAAAGCGGTAAAAACTACCTGA
- the aroC gene encoding chorismate synthase: MPIRFLTAGESHGKAIVCILEGIPANLEISSEYINKELERRQRGYGRGGRMKIEKDQVEILSGVRFGKTLGSPIAMIIPNRDWENWSEKMAVEGERPQSAVPFTRPRPGHADLVGGIKYNQRDLRNILERASARETTARVAVGAVCKRFLEELGIKIGSYVVSIGTCSPPIEERDLIRRQELAEESVVRFPDPSKDEEFIKVIDKAREMGESLGGVFEVFAVGVPPGLGSHIQWDKRIDGRIAQAILSIHAIKGVEFGMGFEAGRRFGSEVHDEIAWSKEKGYFRYSNNLGGTEGGMTNGMPLLVRAVMKPIPTLTKPLRSVDIETKEEVKAGKERSDVVAVPAASVVAEAMLAIVIADALLEKLGGDFMEEVKQRYEAYLRHVESY, translated from the coding sequence ATGCCCATAAGGTTTTTAACTGCAGGTGAATCCCACGGAAAGGCTATAGTTTGCATACTTGAGGGAATACCTGCTAATCTTGAGATCTCTTCCGAGTACATAAACAAAGAGTTAGAAAGAAGACAGAGGGGATACGGGAGAGGAGGAAGGATGAAGATAGAGAAGGATCAGGTGGAGATCCTTTCGGGTGTGCGCTTTGGCAAAACCTTGGGAAGTCCTATAGCCATGATCATTCCCAATAGAGATTGGGAAAACTGGTCTGAAAAAATGGCTGTGGAAGGAGAAAGGCCCCAAAGCGCTGTACCTTTTACAAGGCCAAGACCCGGTCATGCAGACTTAGTGGGAGGTATAAAGTACAACCAGAGAGATCTGAGAAACATATTAGAAAGAGCTTCCGCAAGAGAAACCACTGCCAGAGTGGCGGTTGGTGCAGTTTGCAAAAGATTTTTAGAAGAGCTGGGTATAAAGATAGGTAGTTATGTGGTAAGCATAGGTACATGTAGCCCACCCATAGAAGAGCGGGACCTTATAAGAAGGCAGGAGCTTGCAGAAGAGTCTGTGGTGAGATTTCCAGATCCATCAAAGGACGAGGAATTCATAAAGGTAATAGATAAAGCACGAGAAATGGGTGAGAGTTTGGGGGGTGTGTTTGAGGTCTTTGCTGTGGGTGTGCCTCCGGGACTTGGCAGTCATATACAGTGGGACAAAAGGATAGATGGTAGAATAGCGCAGGCTATTTTGAGCATACACGCCATAAAAGGTGTGGAGTTTGGAATGGGTTTTGAGGCGGGAAGGAGGTTTGGCTCTGAGGTGCATGATGAGATAGCATGGTCCAAAGAAAAAGGCTACTTTAGGTATTCTAATAACTTAGGGGGTACAGAAGGTGGTATGACAAACGGCATGCCTTTATTGGTTCGTGCGGTTATGAAGCCCATTCCTACGCTTACAAAGCCCTTAAGGAGCGTTGATATAGAAACAAAAGAGGAGGTAAAGGCAGGTAAAGAGAGGAGCGATGTGGTAGCAGTCCCTGCTGCATCTGTTGTAGCAGAGGCTATGCTGGCAATAGTTATCGCAGACGCTTTGCTTGAAAAACTTGGTGGGGATTTTATGGAAGAGGTAAAGCAAAGGTACGAAGCGTACTTAAGACATGTTGAGAGTTATTGA
- a CDS encoding ribonuclease H-like YkuK family protein, which translates to MPMIKDVEEVKEFIKSTSENTSIYVGCDSRQVREKTVFVTVVVVHIDSCRGAKIFWRVEKVNRIRSLRQRLMEEVSRAVFMALEISNVVGKRPFEVHLDINPNPEHNSSVILKEAIGYVLAQGLKPVVKPRSVAATTVADYITSMNFA; encoded by the coding sequence ATGCCTATGATAAAGGATGTGGAGGAGGTAAAGGAATTTATAAAAAGTACATCGGAAAATACTTCCATTTATGTAGGTTGTGATTCAAGACAGGTAAGGGAAAAAACTGTTTTTGTTACAGTTGTAGTGGTACACATAGATTCGTGTAGGGGAGCAAAGATCTTCTGGCGCGTGGAAAAAGTAAACAGGATTAGGTCTTTAAGACAGAGACTTATGGAAGAGGTCAGCAGGGCGGTCTTTATGGCTCTTGAGATATCCAATGTGGTTGGGAAAAGACCCTTTGAGGTGCACTTAGATATAAACCCTAACCCTGAACATAACTCTAGCGTGATCCTCAAAGAAGCCATAGGTTATGTGTTAGCACAGGGACTAAAACCTGTGGTAAAACCTCGGTCAGTTGCAGCAACCACAGTGGCGGATTACATAACAAGTATGAACTTTGCATGA
- a CDS encoding Fur family transcriptional regulator: MVKDVRRELERFVDKCKSMGLKITPQRVAVYEVLLNREDHPTVEEVYNEIKKRYPFVSLATVYRTVETLEDLGFVKRVAYWGGSVRYDANVEDHHHLICTKCGAIKDIQLDINWQAPEHLEGYKVEKYSLHIYGVCPACQKKEN, translated from the coding sequence ATGGTAAAGGATGTAAGAAGAGAGCTTGAGAGGTTCGTAGATAAGTGCAAGAGCATGGGGCTCAAGATTACACCCCAAAGGGTTGCAGTTTACGAAGTGCTTTTAAATAGAGAGGATCATCCCACAGTTGAAGAGGTTTACAACGAGATAAAAAAAAGATATCCTTTTGTATCACTTGCTACAGTTTACAGAACTGTTGAAACCTTAGAAGACCTCGGTTTTGTCAAGAGGGTAGCCTATTGGGGAGGCTCTGTTAGATACGATGCAAATGTAGAAGACCATCACCACCTTATATGCACTAAGTGTGGTGCTATAAAAGATATCCAATTAGACATAAACTGGCAGGCACCTGAGCATTTAGAAGGCTACAAAGTGGAAAAGTACTCTCTACACATATACGGAGTGTGTCCCGCGTGTCAGAAGAAAGAGAATTAA
- the pgeF gene encoding peptidoglycan editing factor PgeF gives MKIKVGNIYAGITKNSEGIFTLKQTHSDKVYLLERLTQELAEGDAIITQLRGVKIGVKTADCVPIALLGKHTVGVIHAGWRGLKGKIIENTIEMLKNFEKIDELTAFVGPSAKACCYQVGEEFKEHFICIHYKNGSFFLDTQEEAITKLKSLGIRRFIKLSSCSICNTKYPSYRRNKTKERLFTYAQIG, from the coding sequence TTGAAGATAAAAGTGGGAAACATCTACGCAGGCATCACAAAGAACTCAGAGGGAATATTTACTCTAAAACAGACCCATTCGGATAAAGTTTATCTTCTGGAAAGGCTCACCCAAGAACTCGCAGAAGGTGATGCCATAATCACTCAGCTAAGAGGAGTAAAAATAGGTGTAAAGACTGCAGACTGCGTGCCCATAGCCCTTTTGGGAAAACACACTGTGGGTGTTATACACGCAGGTTGGAGAGGTCTAAAAGGTAAAATAATTGAGAACACCATAGAAATGCTTAAAAATTTTGAAAAAATAGACGAGCTAACAGCCTTTGTAGGACCTTCTGCAAAGGCTTGCTGTTATCAGGTAGGAGAGGAGTTTAAAGAACATTTTATATGCATTCACTATAAAAACGGTTCTTTCTTTTTGGACACCCAAGAGGAAGCCATCACCAAGCTCAAAAGTTTAGGCATTAGGAGATTTATAAAGCTAAGTTCATGCAGTATATGTAATACCAAATATCCGTCTTACAGAAGGAATAAGACCAAGGAAAGACTTTTCACTTACGCGCAGATAGGATGA
- a CDS encoding bifunctional 3,4-dihydroxy-2-butanone-4-phosphate synthase/GTP cyclohydrolase II yields the protein MEDFKFSSVEEAIEDIREGKMVIVVDDPSRENEGDLVMAAEKITPEAINFMTKYGRGLVCLTLTPERCEELDLYPMATRNTDPKGTYFCVSIDAHPRFGTTTGISAYDRAITIKLAISPDAKPSDFIRPGHVFPLKAKPGGVLERAGHTEASVDLAKLAGLYPAGVICEIMNEDGTMARLPDLIKFAKRFGLKIITIADLIRYRLKRERLVVREATANLPTRYGFFKIHAYRHMLTGEEQIALTMGEWKEDEPVLVRVHSECLTGDVFKSLRCDCRSQLETAMEIIAKEGKGVLVYIMGHEGRGIGIVNKIKAYQLQDMGYDTVEANEKVGYPADLRDYGVGVQILLDLGVRKMRLLTNNPRKIVALEGYGLEVVERVPLKIDPCEHNQKYLETKKSKLGHLL from the coding sequence ATGGAGGATTTTAAGTTTAGCAGTGTTGAGGAGGCAATAGAAGACATAAGGGAAGGCAAGATGGTTATAGTGGTTGATGATCCAAGCAGGGAGAACGAGGGGGACCTTGTAATGGCTGCTGAGAAGATAACTCCAGAAGCCATAAACTTTATGACCAAGTATGGGCGAGGTCTTGTGTGCCTTACTCTAACACCAGAAAGATGCGAAGAGCTTGATCTTTACCCTATGGCTACAAGGAACACAGACCCTAAAGGTACATACTTCTGTGTATCTATTGACGCTCATCCAAGATTTGGTACCACTACAGGCATATCCGCTTACGACAGAGCCATCACCATAAAACTTGCAATAAGCCCAGATGCAAAGCCATCTGATTTTATCCGTCCGGGACATGTGTTTCCTTTGAAGGCAAAACCCGGTGGCGTGTTGGAGAGAGCAGGGCACACAGAAGCATCTGTAGACTTAGCAAAGCTTGCTGGCCTTTATCCTGCAGGAGTAATATGCGAGATTATGAACGAAGACGGAACTATGGCAAGGCTACCAGACCTTATAAAGTTTGCAAAAAGGTTTGGGCTCAAGATAATAACCATAGCGGATCTCATAAGATACAGACTTAAGAGAGAGAGGTTGGTTGTCAGAGAAGCTACCGCAAACCTTCCCACAAGGTACGGATTTTTCAAAATACACGCATACAGGCATATGCTTACTGGAGAGGAACAGATAGCTCTTACCATGGGGGAGTGGAAAGAAGATGAGCCAGTGCTTGTGCGCGTGCATTCAGAATGTCTTACAGGTGATGTCTTTAAGTCTCTAAGGTGTGATTGTAGGTCTCAGCTTGAGACCGCTATGGAGATCATAGCCAAAGAGGGTAAAGGTGTTTTGGTATATATAATGGGACACGAAGGAAGAGGCATAGGTATAGTCAATAAGATAAAGGCTTACCAGCTACAGGACATGGGTTATGATACGGTGGAAGCCAACGAAAAGGTAGGCTACCCAGCGGACTTAAGAGACTACGGTGTGGGGGTTCAGATCCTTTTAGACTTAGGTGTAAGAAAGATGCGCCTTTTGACCAATAATCCCAGAAAGATAGTAGCTTTAGAAGGATACGGGCTTGAGGTAGTAGAAAGAGTCCCTCTAAAAATAGACCCTTGTGAACACAACCAAAAATACTTAGAAACCAAAAAGTCCAAACTTGGGCATCTACTTTAA
- a CDS encoding 4a-hydroxytetrahydrobiopterin dehydratase: protein MSEERELKTYTPAQILSKLSQELPLWQYQEGYIVREFHTKNWKETIFLANAIAYLAEVYWHHPDLELSFKKLKVKLKTHEADGITDRDFNLAKEIERISKKPE, encoded by the coding sequence GTGTCAGAAGAAAGAGAATTAAAAACCTACACACCTGCACAGATATTGTCCAAACTCAGTCAAGAGCTTCCCCTTTGGCAATACCAAGAAGGCTATATAGTAAGAGAGTTCCATACCAAAAATTGGAAGGAGACTATTTTTCTCGCTAATGCCATAGCTTACTTAGCGGAAGTTTATTGGCATCATCCCGACTTGGAGCTGTCTTTTAAAAAACTCAAAGTAAAGCTCAAAACACACGAAGCAGACGGTATTACAGATAGAGACTTCAATTTGGCAAAGGAGATAGAAAGGATATCTAAAAAGCCAGAATGA
- the secD gene encoding protein translocase subunit SecD — MRNFYFNLFTLLFLVVLSLTVSFFKPVNLGLDLKGGISMLLEPDMDYALSQEYERYAKDIEEKVRTAGVNVLDIVVQKDGIKVETLDQKDAQKVFQIIQKDFPRFVVVSTNKGEPLIRLKEEEINKLKESIVGQTVEVLRKRIDELGVVQPVITKVGQDRVLVELPGVLDIEKAKSIIGRTALLELKLVVDSGSKEELEKKLTKDTELLPSKNPNEWFLVEKLPVITGADLKTAYTSTDEFGAPAVTFELTDRGAKLFGDATEKNIGKRLAIVLDKKVMSAPVIRSRISDRGQITGQFTPEEAKELAIVLRAGALPTAVKFLQETVVGPSLGRDAIQQSIKGGIVAFVLLVILLLARYKIAGITANLSIILNALLLWAGLVLIGATLTLPGIAGILLNMGIAVDSNVLIFERVKEELRAGSTFRKAVELGYRRSLSVVWDTHITLLIAALILFQFGSGPVKGFATTLTIGSIASFISNVYFAKFFLDLLVKLKLLKI, encoded by the coding sequence ATGAGGAACTTCTACTTTAACCTTTTTACCCTTTTGTTTCTTGTGGTACTTTCTTTGACTGTGTCTTTTTTTAAACCTGTGAATTTAGGTTTGGACTTAAAGGGTGGTATATCCATGCTCTTAGAACCAGATATGGACTATGCACTTAGCCAAGAGTACGAAAGGTACGCAAAGGATATAGAGGAAAAGGTAAGGACCGCAGGTGTAAATGTGCTTGATATAGTGGTGCAAAAAGATGGCATAAAGGTAGAAACTCTTGACCAGAAAGATGCTCAGAAGGTGTTTCAGATTATACAAAAGGACTTTCCGAGATTTGTAGTGGTAAGCACCAACAAAGGCGAACCTTTAATAAGGCTCAAAGAGGAAGAAATAAATAAGCTAAAGGAAAGTATAGTAGGACAGACGGTTGAGGTGTTGAGAAAAAGGATAGACGAGCTTGGTGTAGTTCAGCCTGTTATAACCAAGGTGGGTCAAGACAGAGTGCTTGTAGAGCTTCCAGGAGTTTTGGACATAGAAAAGGCAAAGTCCATAATAGGAAGGACTGCCCTTCTTGAACTTAAGCTTGTGGTAGACAGTGGTTCCAAAGAGGAGCTTGAAAAAAAGCTCACCAAAGATACGGAACTTTTACCTTCTAAGAATCCCAACGAGTGGTTTTTGGTGGAAAAGTTGCCCGTGATCACTGGCGCAGACCTCAAAACGGCATACACAAGCACGGATGAATTTGGTGCTCCCGCAGTGACTTTTGAGCTTACAGACAGAGGAGCAAAGCTTTTTGGTGATGCAACGGAGAAAAACATAGGTAAGCGCCTTGCTATAGTTCTTGACAAAAAAGTTATGTCCGCTCCTGTAATAAGAAGTAGGATATCAGACAGAGGACAGATAACAGGACAGTTTACTCCCGAAGAAGCCAAAGAACTTGCCATAGTTCTCAGAGCAGGTGCTTTACCAACCGCCGTAAAGTTCCTTCAAGAAACAGTGGTGGGTCCATCTTTGGGAAGGGATGCCATACAGCAGAGCATAAAGGGTGGCATAGTAGCTTTTGTTCTCTTAGTTATTTTACTCTTAGCAAGATACAAAATAGCAGGAATAACAGCAAACCTATCCATAATTTTAAACGCATTGCTTTTGTGGGCAGGTCTTGTGCTTATTGGTGCAACACTTACTCTACCGGGTATAGCAGGTATACTGCTAAACATGGGTATAGCGGTTGACTCTAACGTACTTATATTTGAAAGGGTAAAGGAGGAATTACGAGCAGGAAGTACCTTCAGAAAAGCTGTAGAGCTTGGATATAGAAGATCTCTCAGCGTTGTATGGGATACACACATAACCTTGCTCATTGCTGCTCTGATCCTTTTCCAGTTTGGAAGTGGGCCTGTCAAAGGTTTTGCTACAACCCTTACCATAGGCAGTATAGCATCTTTTATATCAAACGTTTACTTTGCTAAGTTCTTCCTTGACCTTTTGGTAAAGTTAAAACTGCTCAAGATATGA